The genomic window CGTGACGGTCCAGGTGCATCGTCAGCGGGCCGACAACGATCTCCGGCGAATCCCCGCCGTGGTGCCGCCGCTGGATGACCGCCAGCCGGGCGACCAGTTCCGCCGTCGAAAACGGCTTGGTGACGTAGTCGTCCGCGCCATTTTCCAACGCCGCGACCTTCACATCTTCCTGGTCCCGCACCGAAAGAATCAGCACCGGGACCGCGCTCCACTCGCGCAGGTTTTTCAGAACCTCCAGACCGTCCATGTCCGGCAGGCCGAGATCCAGCAGCACGACATCCGGCCGGTGGAACGCCGCCTCCTGCAGACCGAGCCGCCCGTTTTCAGCCTCTCGCACCACGTAGCCGCGCGATTCCAGAGCGAGTCTCAGCAAGCGCCGGATCTGGATTTCGTCGTCAATGATCAGCGCGGTCATGGCTTTGGATTTTCCGCGATCCGGTCCGGGACACAAGCTCCGTCATCCGTGGCGAGAAATTCCGCTTTCAGCAGAATTTCGAACACCGCGCCTCCGTCCGGATGATTCCACCCGGCGATGTCGCCGCCCAGCGCTTGCACGAATCCCCGGGCGATGGACAGGCCCAGCCCGGTCCCGCCCGCCGGAGCACCGGCGGCCCGGTAGAATTTTCCGAACACCTGCGACTCCTCACCGGGCGGCAATCCGGGTCCGCGATCCCTGACGGTCAGGCGGAGCTTCTGCTCCGCGTGGCGGACGGTGAGCGAAACGGGGGACAGCCGGGGCGTGTAGACTCCCGCATTGTGAAGAATGTTCGCCAGCGCCTGTTGCAACAATGTCTGGTCGGTCCTGACCAGCGGGATGTCGGCCACGATGTCGATTCCCAACGGATGCCCGGACAATGCATCGCCCGCCGCCCGCACCGCACCGTGCACGAGTTCCTCCACGTCACACCATTCCAGTTGCGGCTCGACCACCTCGGACTCCAACCGTGTCATCTGCAGCAGGCTGTCCACCACACGCTGGAGCCGCTTGGTCGCGGTATCGATTTCCGCCACGTAGGGATCGCCCAGTCCCATGCCCTCGATGGACGCCCGGATGACGGCGAGCGGCGTTTTCAACTCATGGGAAACGCTGTCCAGCAGGTTCCGCCGCAACCGCTCGGATTTCTCCATCACTTCCGCCTGGCTGACGGCGTGGATGAAATGTTCCTTTTCCAGGACGAGCGCGAGTTGCAGCGCGAAGGCCTCCACCGCCTGCCGCCTGGTGAAATCCAGCGACTCCGCCCCGCCCGTCAGACGAAGACCGAGAACGCCCATCACCGAGGTCGCCGTCTGCAATGGGAACCACGTGGCCAGCGACTGCGGAAGCGTCTCGGTGAAGCGCCCCGCCACGGACTTGTTCTGGTAGGCCCAGTTCGCCACGGCGAGTTCGTGATCCTCCGGCTGCCAGGTGCTGGCCGCGTGCGCCGCCGGCAGCGACCGGTCCAGCCTGCGGACCACCAGCGCCGTGTCCGCCCCGATCACCGAGTTGATGACCGCCAGCGCTTCAGCCAGTCCCTTTTCCATCTCCGGAGCCAGCGCCGCGCTCTGGGTCACGCGCAGCAGCGCGTCCGTCTCCATCTGCCTTCGCCGCTCTGCGATCTCCCGCGTCCGCAGCCGGGTGGTCAGGTGACCCATGCTCACCGCCACGGCAAAGAACATCGCCAGCAAGATCATGTCGTCCAGCGCCCTGACCTCGAGGGTGAACTTCGGAGAAATGAAAAAGAAATTCCACACCAACGCGCTCAACCCCGCCATGAAGACCATCGGCCAACGGCTGATGCGGAACGCCGTCAGCAGGATGGCCATAAGATACACCAGCGCCGGAACCGTGTAGCCGACCACCGGCTCGATCTGCCAGCACGCGACCGTCAGGACGATCACCAGCGTGAAAACGACACCGTATTCGTGAAAACCGTGGGACCGGGGATATTTCCCGCCGCGTGTCTCCGGACGGACGGACCGTCTTCCAATCACCGGACGCACCACACAGACGTCGATGTCTCCGCTGCCCGCGATGATCCGGTCCGCCAGCGTCGGTTTCCACAGCGACCGCTTGTCCGCCTTTCCTACGACGATCTGCGAGACGTTGCGCTCGCGTGCGGTTTCCAACAAGGCGGCCGCCACATCGTCCCCTGTCGCGT from Luteolibacter yonseiensis includes these protein-coding regions:
- a CDS encoding response regulator; this encodes MTALIIDDEIQIRRLLRLALESRGYVVREAENGRLGLQEAAFHRPDVVLLDLGLPDMDGLEVLKNLREWSAVPVLILSVRDQEDVKVAALENGADDYVTKPFSTAELVARLAVIQRRHHGGDSPEIVVGPLTMHLDRHEVFLSGESLKMSPTEYAFLRALAKHAGKIVTQRQLLREVWGQQGDGQTHYLRVYANHLRKKLGSKLVIQNEAGIGYRLLEPV
- a CDS encoding sensor histidine kinase, which gives rise to MNDHRPDPDALLAQVRREETERKSGRLYILLGMCPGVGKTYAMLLFARQRQQDGLQVLVGVVETHGRRETAALLDGLPFLPRKKILYGGHVLEEFDLDTAIQRRPDLLLVDELAHTNVPGSRHLKRYQDVLELLDAGIDVVTTLNVQHIESQVDIVRQVTGVAVHETVPDSLLDRAHEIQLVDLSVEKLMVRMGEGKVYMGERAQAAAEGFFREGNLTALRELALRFTAERVDRDLEDIRRARRVSGPWKTNARLMVGVGPTPYSESLIRWTRRASGRHGCPWLAVWVEGTHPLGETEQDFLTRGLGLARKLGAEVVHATGDDVAAALLETARERNVSQIVVGKADKRSLWKPTLADRIIAGSGDIDVCVVRPVIGRRSVRPETRGGKYPRSHGFHEYGVVFTLVIVLTVACWQIEPVVGYTVPALVYLMAILLTAFRISRWPMVFMAGLSALVWNFFFISPKFTLEVRALDDMILLAMFFAVAVSMGHLTTRLRTREIAERRRQMETDALLRVTQSAALAPEMEKGLAEALAVINSVIGADTALVVRRLDRSLPAAHAASTWQPEDHELAVANWAYQNKSVAGRFTETLPQSLATWFPLQTATSVMGVLGLRLTGGAESLDFTRRQAVEAFALQLALVLEKEHFIHAVSQAEVMEKSERLRRNLLDSVSHELKTPLAVIRASIEGMGLGDPYVAEIDTATKRLQRVVDSLLQMTRLESEVVEPQLEWCDVEELVHGAVRAAGDALSGHPLGIDIVADIPLVRTDQTLLQQALANILHNAGVYTPRLSPVSLTVRHAEQKLRLTVRDRGPGLPPGEESQVFGKFYRAAGAPAGGTGLGLSIARGFVQALGGDIAGWNHPDGGAVFEILLKAEFLATDDGACVPDRIAENPKP